The Lycium ferocissimum isolate CSIRO_LF1 chromosome 10, AGI_CSIRO_Lferr_CH_V1, whole genome shotgun sequence genome window below encodes:
- the LOC132034484 gene encoding probable protein phosphatase 2C 49 — MIVKEMAAAAAAEAEILCQQSVSVQYLCVDPDLVNNKPQIFRAAESVSIGITRSAVSCSTSVQSTAVDSANSSSFVPIIRSGSHTDIGPRRSNEDEHIRVDDLSAHLGSLYNWPLPGAFYAVFDGHGGSDASAYIKNNAMRLFFEDADLPQTSTVNQAFLEELVNSHRRAFLLADQALADECSVDAYCGTTAITVLVLGRHVLVANAGDCRAVLCRKGVAVQMSEDHRPTCLLERQRVEGLGGMIEYGYLNGDLAVTRALGDWYMKLPFGSVSPLTAEPEVQQTLLTEEDEFMIIGCDGIWDVMSNQEAVNIVSRELRLHNDPHQSASELVNQALCRDNNDNLTAIVVCFTTPDCRDSVSSQRPRFRCCSLSEEARRKLRSLLESN; from the exons CGGCAGAAGCAGAGATTTTGTGTCAACAAAGCGTTTCTGTTCAATACCTCTGTGTAGACCCCGATTTGGTTAATAATAAGCCTCAGATCTTTCGAGCTGCTGAGTCGGTTTCCATTGGAATTACTCGTTCC GCTGTGAGCTGCTCGACTAGTGTTCAAAGTACGGCAGTTGATTCTGCTAATAGCAGCAGTTTTGTCCCGATAATTCGTTCAGGTAGCCACACAGATATTGGACCTCGTAGATCTAATGAAGATGAGCACATCAGAGTTGATGATCTATCTGCTCATCTGGGCTCTCTATACAATTGGCCACTGCCAGGAGCCTTTTATGCCGTTTTCGATGGTCATGGGGGATCTGACGCCTCAGCTTATATTAAGAATAATGCCATGAGACTTTTCTTTGAAGATGCTGATTTGCCACAAACGTCTACTGTTAATCAAGCCTTCTTGGAGGAATTGGTGAATTCACATCGTAGAGCATTTTTGCTTGCTGATCAAGCATTGGCTGATGAATGTAGTGTTGATGCCTACTGTGGAACGACAGCAATAACTGTACTGGTTTTGGGGAGACATGTGCTTGTTGCAAATGCTGGTGACTGTCGTGCTGTCCTTTGTAGGAAAGGGGTTGCAGTTCAGATGTCTGAAGATCACAGACCTACTTGTCTGCTGGAACGACAAAGAGTTGAGGGTTTGGGTGGTATGATTGAATATGGCTACCTAAATGGTGATCTTGCAGTTACTCGAGCCCTTGGAGACTGGTATATGAAACTCCCATTTGGATCAGTTTCTCCTCTTACTGCTGAACCTGAGGTGCAGCAAACTTTGTTGACTGAGGAGGATGAGTTCATGATCATTGGTTGTGATGGCATCTGGGATGTGATGTCAAACCAAGAAGCCGTTAACATTGTTAGCCGTGAGCTTAGGCTGCACAATGACCCACATCAATCTGCCAGTGAGCTCGTGAATCAAGCTTTATGTAGGGATAATAACGACAATCTCACTGCTATTGTTGTATGCTTTACAACTCCTGATTGTCGAGATTCAGTTTCATCCCAGAGGCCACGATTTAGATGTTGCAGCCTGTCTGAAGAGGCAAGGAGGAAGCTACGGAGCTTGTTGGAAAGCAATTGA